One window from the genome of Treponema sp. OMZ 838 encodes:
- the dut gene encoding dUTP diphosphatase: MSIADGAVKVFSVLKEGALLPEYQTPGSAGADLYAYLAEPITLNPMERKLIPTGLFVELPVGYELQVRPRSGLALKYGITVLNTPGTVDSDYRGELCVLLVNFGSEPFTVQNGDRIAQAVVAQAVQVSFVQTDALSKTGRGTGGYGSTGIA; the protein is encoded by the coding sequence GTGAGTATTGCTGATGGGGCAGTAAAGGTTTTTTCCGTACTCAAGGAAGGAGCCTTGCTGCCTGAATATCAAACACCCGGTTCCGCAGGAGCGGACTTATATGCATACCTGGCGGAACCGATAACGCTGAATCCGATGGAGCGTAAGCTCATCCCAACGGGGCTTTTTGTTGAATTGCCTGTGGGGTATGAGCTGCAAGTACGCCCTCGGTCGGGGCTTGCGCTAAAATACGGTATTACGGTGCTCAATACTCCCGGTACGGTTGATTCCGATTACCGCGGAGAGCTGTGTGTGCTGTTGGTAAACTTCGGCAGCGAACCTTTTACCGTACAAAATGGCGATAGGATTGCACAAGCCGTGGTTGCTCAGGCGGTTCAGGTGAGCTTTGTACAAACTGATGCACTTTCAAAAACAGGACGGGGCACCGGCGGCTACGGCTCCACCGGAATCGCGTAA
- a CDS encoding LptF/LptG family permease, whose product MMGIRQRLLFLYIIKEMLLYFFVCFLFLFFIFFVNNILLLAEDVLSKQAPFKDVALLMLYSLPAVIANAAPFAALIGILMGIGRFVSDLEFLSMNALGVSPRFLMLPVLLVGLVVSIVSFFTNDVLLPASAVNFRRVYWDIATSTPALELSSYSIKRNRNAVVVTGLIQDGKIHNLLIVDKNADKAFRILGTQTAEIEKSDDPSIVMSLKMALPHLLILDPSDKQKYDAVNGDAVTYNVLAKSIKSSYFNTIGPSEMSSFDLYKDIKEKQIQNEDNRILNLYWMEFHKKFSIPFGAFFFVLLAFAISSAGKVHNQGVGFVLGLLIAVAYWALFMGGQTLCLRLDWNGTIAMWVPNIMVFAASIALLGKKLFK is encoded by the coding sequence ATGATGGGCATAAGACAAAGGCTGCTTTTTTTATATATTATAAAAGAAATGCTGCTGTACTTTTTTGTCTGTTTTTTGTTTTTGTTCTTTATCTTTTTTGTTAATAATATTCTGCTGCTGGCAGAAGATGTCTTATCAAAACAGGCTCCCTTTAAGGATGTCGCATTGTTGATGCTGTATTCGCTGCCTGCAGTTATCGCAAATGCTGCTCCCTTTGCCGCCTTAATCGGTATATTAATGGGGATTGGCCGGTTTGTCAGCGATTTGGAATTCCTTTCTATGAATGCGCTTGGCGTTTCGCCTCGTTTTCTGATGCTGCCGGTACTGCTGGTCGGTTTAGTTGTTTCGATAGTTTCCTTTTTTACCAACGATGTATTGCTGCCTGCCAGTGCCGTCAATTTTAGACGAGTCTATTGGGATATTGCAACCTCAACTCCTGCACTGGAACTTTCCTCTTATTCCATAAAGCGCAATCGTAATGCGGTTGTTGTAACGGGATTAATACAGGATGGAAAAATCCATAATCTTTTGATTGTCGATAAAAATGCTGATAAAGCATTCCGTATACTCGGTACGCAGACTGCGGAAATTGAAAAATCCGATGATCCTTCAATCGTGATGTCGCTTAAAATGGCTCTGCCACATCTTCTTATTTTAGATCCTTCCGATAAACAAAAATATGATGCAGTAAACGGCGACGCAGTAACCTACAACGTGCTTGCAAAGAGCATTAAGTCCTCTTATTTTAATACAATCGGTCCGTCCGAAATGTCCTCATTTGACCTCTATAAGGATATAAAGGAAAAACAAATACAAAACGAAGACAACCGGATACTCAATTTGTATTGGATGGAATTTCATAAGAAGTTTTCCATTCCTTTCGGTGCCTTCTTTTTTGTGCTGCTTGCCTTTGCCATCAGCAGCGCCGGTAAGGTACATAATCAGGGTGTAGGTTTTGTGTTGGGGCTTTTAATTGCCGTCGCTTATTGGGCGCTGTTTATGGGTGGGCAGACGCTCTGCTTACGGCTTGATTGGAATGGGACTATCGCTATGTGGGTACCCAATATTATGGTATTTGCCGCCTCTATTGCACTGTTGGGGAAAAAATTATTCAAATGA
- a CDS encoding LptF/LptG family permease: MKILQRYLLQLFFPVFVLTLLFFILLLQLGDLFLNLAQYLQNQVHFVTLLRVMYLYLPKCISFAMPLSVLFASSYTMGNMYAKNELTSIFASGMPLAVLVAPLVLCGFLLSLGMFYFEDHILIHFQRQKIALVNSILEPQQNLNSSDVVILSESGKIVYFADYYDDNQKELSNVLIVMRTESGDISSVVKGSSAHWQTDHWEVSDKSIYTFAADNDVLYQDTIDETLFSEPPETFQRNITSIDEMTVAQAKVFIDNLKKMGLPYHEYLSQYYRRFSFPFTTFIVLFFSVSIGGRFKKNILLMSLLFSLALAVLYYVTEMMTMVSAKWEYISPLAGAFLPLLIFTLLSVAMLKIART, translated from the coding sequence ATGAAAATTCTTCAACGATATTTGCTGCAACTTTTTTTCCCCGTCTTTGTGCTAACACTGTTATTTTTTATTTTGCTGTTGCAGCTCGGCGATCTCTTTCTTAATCTGGCGCAGTATTTACAAAATCAAGTACACTTTGTTACGCTGCTTCGGGTAATGTATTTGTATTTGCCAAAATGTATATCATTTGCAATGCCGCTTTCGGTATTGTTTGCAAGTTCGTATACAATGGGAAATATGTATGCAAAAAATGAGCTGACATCGATTTTTGCCTCCGGTATGCCGCTCGCCGTATTGGTAGCTCCACTTGTACTGTGCGGATTTTTGTTATCGCTTGGGATGTTTTATTTTGAAGACCATATCTTAATTCATTTTCAGCGGCAAAAAATTGCGCTGGTAAATTCCATCTTGGAACCTCAACAGAATTTGAACAGCAGTGATGTGGTTATTTTATCCGAGTCGGGAAAGATTGTATATTTTGCCGATTACTACGATGATAATCAAAAAGAATTGAGCAATGTACTGATTGTCATGCGTACCGAATCGGGAGATATTTCTTCCGTTGTAAAAGGAAGTTCGGCTCATTGGCAAACCGATCACTGGGAAGTGTCTGATAAATCTATTTACACCTTTGCTGCCGACAATGATGTCCTCTATCAAGATACCATCGATGAAACTCTTTTTTCCGAACCTCCCGAAACCTTCCAGCGGAATATTACCTCTATTGATGAAATGACTGTTGCACAAGCAAAAGTTTTTATCGATAACCTAAAAAAGATGGGGTTGCCCTATCATGAATATCTTTCTCAATATTATCGCCGCTTTTCATTTCCGTTTACGACATTCATTGTTTTATTTTTTTCGGTTTCCATCGGCGGCCGGTTTAAAAAAAATATCCTGCTGATGAGTTTACTCTTCAGTTTAGCCCTTGCAGTTCTCTATTATGTTACCGAGATGATGACCATGGTTTCTGCAAAATGGGAATATATTTCTCCGCTTGCCGGTGCATTTCTCCCTCTTTTAATTTTCACGCTCTTGAGCGTCGCAATGCTTAAAATAGCGCGTACGTAA
- a CDS encoding methyl-accepting chemotaxis protein — protein MKDTISIRSPRKYFSIQRKLICVFGLLMLLAIAVLGITAITISKNAMIKKVHLQLTEKAKGTASLIDERINTFFASLTAIARQETLRKDIPYEQKIAILAHELAFSNSKINAFGICDREGNAWLTDGRQSNVADREYYQSALNGKSFVTEPMISRATNELFTFFSVPIYNDEKDIIGVLYARVDASGLSQMISDIVIGETGDCYVIGLSGNTIGDPDIEVVKSQENSMEEAKRDTAFVEIAAFEKRALQSTAPDTGYFHWQGEEQIAAFGIIASTGWRVILSAPIHEFLGSIAVMQKSLSVITVVILLVAIMAVYITAYKIVKPIKAAVEALKDIAQGEGDLTVRLPVVGKDEITDLSNYFNQTLEKIGTSVKAVGASSDVMQGVGEELASNMTETASAIHQINANIESVKQQALTQAASVTETAATIEEIVRTIRQLNGSIEMQAASVAQSSSSIEQMVANITSIGQTLGKTDEAIRSLTGATGDGKDTLVTSNAVTKKIAEESGSLIEASSVIQHIASQTNLLAMNAAIEAAHAGEAGKGFAVVADEIRKLAEDSAAQGKTITTTLKTLSGEIETLANSSRIVEGKFNTIFTLAEQVKEMSNSLTEAMREQEHGSREVLTAIKNINMVTLEVQAGSAEMLKGSEGVAEEMRKLDNLTRVITDSMNEMASGAVQINNAVQEVNGITQQNKQSIENLVVEVSKFKT, from the coding sequence ATGAAGGACACAATCAGTATTCGCAGCCCCCGAAAATATTTTTCAATTCAACGTAAGCTTATCTGTGTATTCGGGTTACTCATGCTGCTTGCAATTGCCGTTTTAGGAATTACGGCGATAACGATTTCAAAAAATGCAATGATAAAAAAAGTGCATCTTCAACTAACCGAAAAAGCGAAAGGCACCGCATCGCTGATAGATGAACGCATCAATACTTTTTTTGCCAGCCTTACCGCTATCGCACGCCAAGAAACTCTGAGAAAAGACATCCCGTATGAACAAAAAATTGCTATTCTTGCACATGAACTCGCATTCAGTAATTCAAAAATAAATGCATTCGGAATTTGCGATCGAGAAGGAAATGCATGGCTTACCGATGGGAGACAATCCAATGTTGCTGATCGGGAATATTATCAATCCGCGCTCAACGGAAAATCATTTGTAACGGAGCCGATGATTTCACGTGCAACTAATGAACTTTTCACATTTTTCTCGGTTCCGATTTATAACGACGAAAAGGACATCATCGGTGTCTTATATGCACGGGTAGACGCGTCCGGTCTTTCCCAAATGATATCCGATATTGTAATTGGGGAAACGGGGGACTGCTATGTTATAGGGCTCTCAGGCAATACCATCGGAGACCCTGATATTGAGGTGGTAAAATCCCAAGAAAACAGCATGGAAGAAGCAAAAAGAGATACCGCCTTTGTCGAAATAGCAGCATTTGAAAAAAGAGCATTGCAATCTACAGCGCCCGATACAGGATACTTTCATTGGCAAGGCGAAGAGCAAATAGCAGCCTTCGGAATAATTGCAAGTACCGGATGGCGAGTTATTCTTTCCGCCCCCATACATGAATTTCTAGGCAGTATAGCGGTTATGCAAAAATCGCTCTCTGTCATTACAGTCGTCATCTTGCTGGTTGCAATTATGGCTGTCTATATCACTGCGTATAAAATAGTAAAACCAATAAAGGCCGCGGTTGAGGCGTTAAAAGATATTGCACAAGGAGAAGGTGATTTAACGGTACGCTTACCGGTTGTAGGCAAAGATGAGATAACAGATCTTTCCAATTACTTTAATCAGACACTAGAGAAAATCGGCACATCGGTTAAAGCAGTCGGAGCCAGTTCGGACGTTATGCAGGGTGTCGGCGAAGAACTTGCAAGCAATATGACCGAAACTGCCAGCGCTATACACCAAATAAATGCAAATATCGAAAGCGTTAAGCAACAAGCGCTTACCCAAGCGGCAAGCGTTACCGAAACAGCGGCTACTATCGAAGAGATTGTACGCACTATTCGGCAACTTAACGGTAGTATCGAAATGCAAGCTGCAAGCGTTGCCCAATCTTCTTCATCAATAGAACAAATGGTTGCCAACATCACATCCATTGGCCAAACGCTCGGTAAAACCGATGAGGCGATTAGAAGCCTGACCGGTGCTACGGGAGACGGAAAAGATACATTGGTAACCTCCAATGCGGTTACCAAAAAGATTGCCGAAGAGTCGGGGTCTCTGATAGAAGCCTCAAGCGTTATTCAACATATTGCATCGCAAACGAACCTGCTGGCAATGAATGCTGCAATAGAAGCCGCACACGCAGGAGAAGCAGGCAAGGGCTTTGCCGTCGTCGCAGATGAAATCCGAAAACTTGCCGAAGATTCGGCCGCTCAAGGAAAAACGATAACAACGACGCTTAAAACGCTATCGGGTGAAATTGAAACGCTTGCAAATTCTTCCAGAATCGTCGAAGGAAAATTCAATACAATCTTTACCCTTGCCGAACAGGTTAAAGAGATGAGTAACAGCCTTACCGAGGCAATGCGCGAACAAGAACACGGCAGTAGAGAAGTGCTTACCGCGATCAAAAACATCAATATGGTAACATTGGAGGTACAAGCAGGTTCCGCTGAAATGTTGAAGGGCAGTGAAGGTGTTGCGGAAGAAATGCGAAAACTGGATAACCTCACCCGTGTTATTACCGACAGTATGAATGAAATGGCTTCCGGCGCCGTACAAATCAATAACGCAGTACAGGAAGTTAACGGTATTACGCAGCAGAATAAGCAGAGTATTGAGAATTTAGTTGTAGAAGTTTCTAAATTCAAAACCTAG
- a CDS encoding transporter associated domain-containing protein, whose protein sequence is MNLPLPPQYQAKEKEPSAYTRKIGSCMTYRSDIVWIDITDKSQDILTLIKTHKNFDYFPVCASKIDAVIGIVSARDYLQSRFETPPPNLQKVLTKPLFIPESQTIRHTLELLNEHNTHSACVIDEYGGIEGFITKDGLLESLFNRSIQSASRTGQQPARQADGSIIVSAQMSLDEIQAIGLLNDIERHPTEEYYTLAGYLLAHLDAIPRPGDSIDTGSYICTVLGMHGQRIDQVAIKKKEA, encoded by the coding sequence ATGAACCTCCCATTACCGCCGCAATATCAGGCGAAAGAAAAGGAACCGTCTGCATATACGCGAAAAATCGGCAGCTGCATGACCTACCGCTCCGATATTGTATGGATTGATATTACGGATAAGAGTCAGGATATTCTTACACTGATAAAGACGCACAAAAATTTTGACTATTTTCCGGTATGTGCAAGTAAAATCGATGCAGTTATCGGTATTGTCAGCGCACGGGATTATTTGCAAAGCAGGTTCGAAACGCCGCCGCCGAATCTGCAAAAAGTTTTAACAAAACCGCTGTTCATTCCCGAATCACAAACCATCAGACATACCCTTGAATTACTGAACGAGCATAACACACATAGCGCCTGCGTTATTGACGAATATGGCGGCATCGAAGGATTTATCACTAAAGACGGTCTATTGGAAAGCTTGTTTAATAGAAGCATTCAGTCTGCAAGCCGTACAGGCCAGCAACCCGCTCGGCAAGCGGACGGAAGTATTATTGTCAGTGCACAGATGAGCCTTGACGAAATACAGGCGATCGGGCTTTTAAATGATATTGAACGCCATCCAACCGAAGAATACTACACCCTTGCCGGCTACCTGCTTGCCCATCTTGATGCCATTCCCCGCCCCGGCGACAGCATCGATACCGGTTCTTATATCTGCACGGTACTCGGTATGCATGGACAGCGAATCGATCAGGTCGCAATAAAGAAAAAAGAAGCTTAA
- the fliS gene encoding flagellar export chaperone FliS: MSYNSQALTAYKETRVKTASPGSLIIMLYDEGIKNITLAIEGMPDGKIEAENIERIHQYILKAQDVITELMASLNMDEGGEIAENLLSLYSFFNQQLFQANMQKDPQPLITVRGMMEELREAWHHVVNSTAAAATEIKPVASGVNIAG; this comes from the coding sequence ATGAGTTATAACAGTCAAGCCTTAACGGCATATAAAGAGACACGTGTAAAAACGGCAAGTCCGGGATCTCTGATCATTATGCTGTATGATGAGGGTATTAAAAATATTACCCTTGCCATTGAAGGCATGCCTGATGGAAAAATTGAAGCGGAAAATATTGAACGCATTCACCAGTACATTTTAAAAGCGCAGGATGTTATTACCGAGCTGATGGCATCCTTAAATATGGATGAGGGAGGAGAAATTGCCGAAAATCTCTTATCGCTTTACTCCTTCTTTAACCAACAGCTTTTTCAAGCCAATATGCAAAAGGATCCGCAGCCGCTTATTACGGTACGCGGCATGATGGAAGAACTTCGCGAAGCATGGCATCATGTTGTCAATTCAACTGCCGCCGCTGCAACAGAAATAAAACCGGTTGCTTCCGGTGTAAACATAGCAGGATAA
- a CDS encoding methyl-accepting chemotaxis protein has translation MIKNNAHFQRLHFSKKQVRSIGTKLLIVTIMLLLLQYGIIAYKDWRSITQFSENQIKATADLKYSAFYNELNSYSLVGRILLDDIARDQNIVQAFASRDRAKLLELTQPIFTDIKQKYRVQQFHFHTPSAVSFLRVQNPAKFGDNLSSFRATIVAAQTQKKEIYGLEVGVNDLGFRVVRPLFDTARRMLGTVEYGGAVNTAFIDQFVLTTTPEVLKDGLKVTVVARTLDNTYQLIGSNFESKVDSDAAQITETLPDDGMIRTEKNDAFAYYPLKDFSGQRIGYAKFCFSIEHTLTRRTDFFLKTAIILIVILCLFVVTITGFTRKFIIKPVKKVIHALMSIAEGDLTVHLSVEGNDEIAELSQYFEQTIERIGSVIEAVSHNAGTMQTVGKKLAGNMAETETAAQEIEKSVALVQNQTVDQSASVTETAATIEEVIKRLKQLDQSIERQAESVAQSSAAIEEMVANIGAVSDRLGKNNTVIKTVYDQTKNGKHRVRYANEVVGQIAEKTEALLEASQVIQNIASQTNLLAMNAAIEAAHAGETGKGFAVVADEIRKLAEESNTQGKQIGTVIKDAIQIISNLTTAGAGAEKSFVEVYESVNQISQQEEQIVTAMAEQENTSREVLAAIRNINEVTGGVRDASAEMLRGGEQVAQEMQRLNQITLSISEHMHGMVAASERIGDAVQAVNGIAQENTVSIENLAAEVRKFKI, from the coding sequence ATGATCAAAAACAACGCTCATTTTCAAAGACTGCATTTCAGTAAAAAACAGGTTCGGTCCATCGGTACGAAACTGCTCATTGTTACTATCATGCTGCTACTGCTTCAGTATGGGATTATTGCCTATAAGGATTGGCGGAGCATCACACAGTTTTCGGAAAATCAAATTAAAGCAACCGCAGATCTTAAATATTCTGCGTTTTATAACGAATTAAATAGTTATTCGCTTGTCGGCCGCATCCTTTTAGACGATATCGCTCGGGATCAAAATATTGTTCAAGCCTTTGCTTCACGGGACAGAGCAAAGCTGCTGGAGTTAACGCAGCCGATTTTTACCGATATAAAGCAAAAATATAGAGTGCAGCAATTCCATTTTCATACGCCGTCGGCAGTCTCTTTTCTTCGCGTTCAGAATCCTGCAAAATTCGGCGACAACCTTTCTTCTTTTAGAGCTACCATCGTAGCCGCCCAAACGCAGAAAAAAGAAATTTACGGCCTTGAAGTTGGGGTAAACGATCTGGGTTTTAGAGTCGTACGGCCGCTTTTCGATACGGCAAGACGAATGCTCGGAACCGTAGAATACGGCGGTGCGGTAAATACGGCATTTATCGACCAATTCGTTCTAACGACAACACCGGAAGTATTAAAAGACGGCTTAAAAGTAACGGTCGTTGCGCGGACATTGGATAATACCTATCAGCTCATCGGTTCCAATTTTGAAAGCAAAGTTGATTCGGATGCTGCACAAATCACGGAAACATTGCCCGATGACGGAATGATCCGCACTGAAAAAAACGATGCCTTTGCTTATTATCCGCTAAAAGACTTTTCCGGACAAAGAATCGGATATGCAAAATTCTGTTTTTCAATCGAACATACTTTAACAAGAAGAACGGATTTCTTCCTTAAAACAGCGATTATTCTCATTGTAATCCTTTGCCTTTTTGTAGTAACAATTACCGGATTTACCCGAAAATTTATTATAAAGCCGGTCAAAAAAGTTATCCATGCGCTCATGTCCATAGCGGAGGGCGATTTAACCGTTCATCTTTCGGTCGAAGGGAACGACGAAATAGCCGAACTCTCCCAATACTTTGAACAAACCATTGAAAGAATCGGTTCGGTTATAGAAGCGGTTTCACACAACGCCGGCACTATGCAAACGGTCGGCAAAAAACTTGCCGGAAATATGGCAGAAACTGAAACGGCGGCTCAAGAAATAGAAAAAAGCGTTGCCTTAGTACAAAATCAAACAGTAGACCAAAGCGCGAGCGTAACCGAAACGGCTGCAACAATTGAAGAGGTCATTAAAAGACTCAAGCAGCTGGATCAAAGTATAGAAAGACAAGCGGAAAGCGTTGCACAATCATCAGCTGCCATAGAAGAAATGGTCGCCAATATCGGTGCCGTTTCAGACCGCCTCGGAAAGAATAATACGGTTATCAAAACGGTTTATGATCAAACAAAGAACGGTAAACATCGAGTAAGGTATGCTAATGAGGTTGTCGGGCAAATCGCTGAAAAAACCGAAGCGCTTTTGGAGGCAAGCCAGGTTATCCAAAATATTGCCAGCCAAACAAACTTATTGGCTATGAATGCGGCAATCGAAGCGGCTCATGCGGGAGAAACAGGTAAAGGCTTTGCAGTTGTTGCCGACGAAATCCGCAAACTTGCGGAAGAATCAAATACACAAGGAAAACAGATCGGTACCGTTATAAAGGATGCAATACAAATAATCAGCAACTTAACCACCGCCGGAGCAGGAGCGGAAAAAAGCTTTGTTGAAGTATATGAATCGGTCAACCAAATTTCTCAACAAGAAGAACAAATTGTTACCGCAATGGCCGAACAGGAGAATACAAGCCGCGAAGTGTTGGCGGCAATTCGGAATATTAACGAAGTTACCGGCGGTGTCCGCGATGCTTCCGCCGAGATGCTGCGCGGCGGAGAGCAGGTCGCACAAGAAATGCAGCGGTTAAATCAAATAACACTGAGCATCAGCGAACATATGCACGGCATGGTTGCCGCTTCCGAACGGATCGGTGATGCTGTACAAGCAGTTAACGGTATTGCGCAAGAAAACACAGTAAGCATCGAAAATCTTGCCGCTGAGGTTAGAAAGTTTAAGATATAG
- a CDS encoding HAD family hydrolase has protein sequence MIKACIFDLDGTLTDTVRTLAYFVNTETAKHGLPPAPVEQFKYFAGNGARTLIHRVLAYHGVTDAALENSILQDYNAAYDADFLHLCSLYDGVADMIQELHGRGIQLAVLSNKPQPTTQKIIKAFFDAGTFSVVFGQREGVPLKPDPAGVFEILGLLHRQKQECLYIGDTAVDINTGKNAGLTTVGVLWGFRDRAELEGAGAMHIIAKPLELLPLVTAIR, from the coding sequence ATGATTAAAGCATGTATTTTTGATTTGGATGGAACATTGACCGATACCGTCCGGACACTCGCTTATTTTGTCAATACCGAAACGGCAAAGCACGGATTACCGCCTGCGCCGGTGGAACAGTTTAAGTATTTTGCGGGAAACGGGGCTCGGACGCTTATTCATAGAGTTTTGGCATATCACGGCGTTACGGATGCTGCGCTAGAAAACAGTATTTTACAGGATTACAACGCAGCCTATGATGCCGATTTTTTACACCTCTGCTCTTTGTACGACGGCGTCGCCGATATGATACAAGAGCTGCATGGCAGGGGGATTCAACTCGCGGTTCTTTCGAACAAACCGCAGCCGACTACGCAAAAGATCATCAAAGCTTTTTTTGATGCGGGAACTTTTTCTGTTGTTTTTGGACAGCGGGAAGGGGTTCCGCTCAAACCGGATCCTGCCGGCGTATTTGAGATTTTAGGTCTTTTACACCGCCAAAAACAGGAATGCCTCTACATCGGGGACACTGCCGTGGATATAAACACTGGAAAAAACGCAGGCTTGACAACCGTCGGTGTCCTGTGGGGCTTCCGCGACCGTGCCGAACTGGAAGGCGCCGGTGCAATGCATATTATCGCAAAGCCGTTGGAGCTGCTGCCGCTTGTAACCGCAATCCGGTAA
- a CDS encoding DMT family transporter, giving the protein MSIRLTSAQKGILCIICSAFFFTIMNLCAKLSGDLPSIQKAFFRNSIACCTSLFVLIKNRQFVLPQKKNIPFLILRAVLGTAGLVSNFYAVSHLALADASILAKLAPFFTIFFSFLFLKERIRFTRLLAAVCAFAASLLIIKPAFAGSGHIFAASVACFGGLCAGGAYTCVRYLLTHKESGTFVVFFFSVASMLMLLPFFLYSFAPMSLQQLFWLIATGAAGAGGQFTVTAAYSYAPAKNIAVFDYTQILFAAAFGFLLFHEVPDRYSIAGYVIICTIALVLFLKKD; this is encoded by the coding sequence ATGAGTATTCGATTGACATCCGCACAAAAAGGGATCTTGTGCATCATTTGTTCGGCTTTCTTTTTTACTATAATGAATTTATGCGCAAAGCTTTCAGGCGATTTACCGTCTATCCAAAAAGCATTTTTTAGGAACAGTATTGCCTGTTGTACATCACTCTTTGTTTTGATAAAGAACCGTCAATTTGTACTACCGCAGAAAAAAAATATTCCCTTCCTTATATTGCGGGCGGTATTGGGCACTGCCGGTTTAGTTTCCAATTTTTATGCGGTCAGTCACTTAGCGCTTGCCGATGCTTCTATCTTGGCAAAGCTTGCACCGTTTTTTACCATTTTTTTCTCGTTTCTGTTTTTAAAAGAGCGCATACGTTTTACCCGGCTTCTTGCAGCCGTCTGTGCATTTGCCGCAAGCCTTTTAATTATCAAGCCTGCTTTTGCCGGATCGGGTCATATCTTTGCAGCCTCAGTGGCATGTTTCGGCGGCCTCTGTGCAGGCGGTGCATATACCTGTGTGCGCTATCTGTTAACGCATAAAGAATCCGGTACATTTGTAGTGTTCTTCTTTTCGGTTGCTTCCATGCTGATGCTATTGCCTTTTTTCCTCTACAGTTTTGCGCCGATGAGCTTACAGCAGCTTTTCTGGCTGATTGCAACCGGTGCAGCAGGCGCAGGAGGGCAATTTACCGTTACCGCGGCGTATTCTTATGCACCGGCAAAAAATATCGCGGTTTTCGACTACACTCAAATCCTCTTTGCCGCAGCGTTCGGTTTTTTACTATTCCATGAAGTTCCCGACCGTTACAGCATTGCCGGATATGTCATTATCTGCACGATTGCCCTTGTGCTATTTTTGAAAAAAGACTAA